The following coding sequences lie in one Streptomyces sp. NBC_00510 genomic window:
- a CDS encoding phage holin family protein → MGVLRRWRAAGGAIVRVLVVWAVVTATMAVLAGILPDFRIQSPGGDSPTRIAVTAAAAAGAFGLLSALVWPVLVRAVLLVPALVLGLLVFFLNGSLLLLAFRFTPDWQGDIAPATAVVIAAVMSAASSATSTTLAMRDDAAYGRRLARLAGRRRGGAGHDTAGADGTREPGFVFVQLDGVGHDVLREAVRPVTRKGRLRPPAMETVADWLDGSHRLVPWTTDWSSQTGASQLAILHGSNEDVPAFRWYEKETGQVMVCNRPSCAAELERRAVARTGRAGLLAPDGASRGNLFSGGAEQLALVMSVSTRRRRFSADRLAMARLRSRAVGAPEGGDPAAVLARVGATRSRTGYFAYFSDPANAVRTAASFFAEVVREITESTSALVRHERPRVRRGGLYPFLRAFATVVERDVAVAAVVGDMLAGRGAVYADLVAYDEVAHHSGPRSRDAMRVLRRLDRAIRLIADASRYAPRPYRIVLLSDHGQSEGETFESAYGLTLRDLVRAGCGLPVRRRVRGTASGAEARAAARAALHRPEHGGRAGEEQETAGPSSDPVVLASGNLALISFPDLPGRVDRQGVEARHPALLPTLAEHPGVGFVLVLDRERGPLVLGGDGGEHELETGRVTGRDPLAPFGPGAAAAVLRTARFPHAADIMVNSAYDPVTRTVHAFEEQVGSHGGLGGDQSRAFLLHPFDLDGPDPLERLVGAGAVHELLGGWLGRKPLAQAPPVEDGKDEQPVVG, encoded by the coding sequence GTGGGCGTGCTGCGTCGGTGGCGGGCCGCCGGGGGCGCGATCGTCCGCGTGCTGGTCGTGTGGGCGGTGGTGACGGCGACGATGGCCGTGCTCGCCGGGATCCTGCCCGACTTCCGCATCCAGTCCCCCGGCGGCGACAGCCCCACCCGCATCGCGGTGACGGCGGCCGCGGCCGCCGGTGCCTTCGGTCTGCTGAGCGCGCTGGTCTGGCCGGTGCTGGTCCGGGCCGTGCTGCTGGTGCCCGCGCTGGTGCTGGGCCTGCTGGTGTTCTTCCTCAACGGCTCGCTGCTGCTGCTCGCCTTCCGCTTCACCCCCGACTGGCAGGGCGACATCGCCCCGGCCACGGCCGTGGTGATCGCCGCCGTGATGTCGGCGGCGTCGTCCGCGACGAGCACGACGCTCGCCATGCGCGACGACGCGGCGTACGGCCGGCGCCTGGCGCGTCTGGCCGGCCGGCGTCGCGGTGGCGCGGGCCACGACACCGCCGGCGCCGACGGCACGCGGGAGCCGGGCTTCGTCTTCGTCCAGCTGGACGGCGTCGGGCACGACGTGCTGCGCGAGGCCGTGCGCCCGGTGACGCGCAAGGGGCGGCTGCGCCCCCCGGCGATGGAGACCGTCGCCGACTGGCTCGACGGCAGCCACCGCCTGGTGCCGTGGACCACCGACTGGAGCAGCCAGACCGGCGCAAGCCAGCTGGCCATCCTGCACGGCAGCAACGAGGACGTGCCGGCCTTCCGCTGGTACGAGAAGGAGACCGGGCAGGTCATGGTCTGCAACCGGCCCTCCTGCGCGGCCGAGCTGGAGCGCCGCGCGGTCGCCCGTACCGGGCGGGCGGGGCTGCTGGCGCCGGACGGCGCCAGCCGGGGCAACCTGTTCAGCGGCGGCGCCGAGCAGCTGGCGCTGGTGATGTCGGTGTCGACCCGCCGCCGGCGCTTCTCCGCCGACCGGCTCGCGATGGCACGGCTGCGGTCCCGGGCGGTCGGCGCCCCGGAGGGCGGCGATCCCGCGGCCGTCCTCGCCCGGGTCGGCGCCACCCGTTCCCGGACCGGCTACTTCGCGTACTTCTCCGACCCGGCCAACGCTGTGCGCACCGCCGCGTCCTTCTTCGCGGAGGTCGTCCGCGAGATCACCGAGTCCACCTCGGCGCTGGTGCGTCACGAGCGTCCCCGGGTGCGGCGCGGCGGCCTCTACCCCTTCCTGCGGGCCTTCGCCACCGTCGTCGAGCGCGACGTGGCGGTGGCGGCCGTCGTCGGCGACATGCTCGCCGGGCGCGGCGCCGTCTACGCCGACCTCGTCGCGTACGACGAGGTCGCGCACCACTCGGGGCCGCGCAGCCGGGACGCGATGCGGGTGCTGCGGCGTCTGGACCGCGCCATCCGCCTGATCGCCGACGCCTCCCGGTACGCGCCGCGCCCCTACCGGATCGTGCTGCTGTCCGACCACGGCCAGAGCGAGGGCGAGACCTTCGAGTCCGCGTACGGGCTGACCCTGAGGGACCTGGTCCGGGCGGGGTGCGGGCTGCCGGTGCGCCGCCGCGTGCGGGGCACGGCCAGCGGCGCCGAGGCGCGCGCGGCCGCCCGTGCGGCGCTGCACCGCCCGGAGCACGGGGGCCGCGCGGGCGAGGAGCAGGAGACGGCCGGGCCGTCCTCGGACCCGGTGGTGCTGGCCTCGGGGAACCTGGCGCTGATCTCCTTCCCCGACCTCCCGGGGCGGGTGGACCGGCAGGGCGTCGAGGCCCGCCACCCGGCCCTGCTGCCGACGCTGGCCGAGCACCCGGGGGTCGGCTTCGTGCTGGTCCTGGACCGGGAGCGCGGGCCGCTGGTGCTGGGCGGGGACGGCGGCGAGCACGAGCTGGAGACGGGCCGGGTCACCGGCCGCGATCCGCTGGCGCCGTTCGGGCCGGGCGCGGCGGCCGCGGTGCTGCGCACCGCCCGCTTCCCGCACGCCGCCGACATCATGGTCAACTCGGCGTACGACCCGGTCACCCGGACCGTGCACGCCTTCGAGGAGCAGGTGGGCTCGCACGGCGGCCTGGGCGGCGACCAGAGTCGCGCCTTCCTGCTGCACCCGTTCGACCTGGACGGTCCCGATCCGCTGGAACGCCTGGTGGGCGCCGGGGCCGTGCACGAGCTGCTGGGCGGCTGGCTCGGCCGCAAGCCCCTGGCGCAGGCGCCCCCGGTCGAGGACGGCAAGGACGAGCAACCGGTCGTCGGCTGA
- a CDS encoding MBL fold metallo-hydrolase, protein MAVEITWWGHATVTVRDSGVRVLTDPLFAPRLAHLRRRRGAVPPPGAALADVAVISHLHADHLHTGSLARLSRGTRVLVPRGAPAAVPRLRRLAADRRLELTEVAPGDEVKVDALTVRVVSAAHDGRRLPYGPRRSPALGYVLVGEERTYFAGDTGLFDGMADEVGPCDAALLPVGGWGPFLGTGHLDAGRAARALARLAPRAAVPIHYGTYWPIGMDAVRPHEFHSPGEEFVRLAGQLAPAVAVHRLEHGESMLLEAAR, encoded by the coding sequence GTGGCGGTCGAGATCACCTGGTGGGGACACGCGACGGTGACCGTGCGGGACTCGGGGGTGCGCGTGCTCACCGATCCGCTGTTCGCCCCGCGCCTGGCCCACCTGCGCAGGCGGCGCGGCGCGGTCCCGCCGCCGGGCGCGGCCCTGGCGGACGTCGCCGTCATCTCCCACCTGCACGCCGACCACCTGCACACCGGCTCGCTGGCCCGGCTCTCCCGGGGTACCCGGGTACTGGTGCCGCGCGGCGCCCCCGCCGCGGTGCCCCGGCTGCGACGGCTCGCCGCGGACCGGCGACTGGAGCTGACCGAGGTGGCCCCCGGTGACGAGGTGAAGGTGGACGCGCTGACGGTACGCGTGGTGAGCGCCGCGCACGACGGACGGCGCCTGCCGTACGGGCCGCGCCGCTCCCCCGCGCTGGGCTACGTGCTGGTGGGCGAGGAACGGACCTACTTCGCCGGGGACACCGGGCTGTTCGACGGGATGGCGGACGAGGTCGGCCCCTGCGACGCCGCCCTGCTGCCCGTCGGCGGCTGGGGACCTTTCCTCGGCACCGGCCACCTCGACGCCGGGCGCGCCGCCCGGGCCCTGGCGCGGCTCGCCCCGCGCGCCGCCGTCCCCATCCACTACGGGACGTACTGGCCGATCGGCATGGACGCCGTCCGCCCGCACGAATTCCACTCCCCCGGCGAGGAGTTCGTCCGGCTCGCCGGGCAGCTGGCACCGGCGGTGGCGGTGCACCGGCTGGAGCACGGCGAGAGCATGCTGCTGGAGGCCGCCAGGTGA
- a CDS encoding VTT domain-containing protein: MSGLTLLAEQTSSQSTGQVVGYPSLFLLVVLGSLVPVVPTGALVSSAAVVAFHQTAPFSLALVFVVAAGAAFLGDMGLYLLGHRGVRSRNGSRWLRQLQQRADPARLADAQRRLDDHGVAVLVLSRLIPAGRIPVMVACLLAEMPVRRFARGDVPACLAWAAAYQLIGILGGTLFPEPWQGVLLAVTLTLLIATAPQLWRRLRGLTTTPAAPDDTPAEHPGH, encoded by the coding sequence GTGAGCGGACTCACCCTGCTCGCGGAGCAGACCTCCTCCCAGTCCACCGGCCAGGTGGTCGGCTACCCCTCGCTCTTCCTGCTGGTCGTACTCGGCTCGCTCGTGCCGGTCGTGCCCACCGGCGCGCTCGTCAGCAGTGCCGCCGTCGTCGCCTTCCACCAGACCGCCCCCTTCTCCCTCGCGCTGGTCTTCGTCGTCGCCGCGGGCGCCGCCTTCCTCGGCGACATGGGCCTCTACCTGCTCGGCCACCGCGGCGTACGCTCCCGCAACGGCTCGCGCTGGCTGCGGCAGCTCCAGCAACGCGCCGACCCCGCACGCCTCGCCGACGCGCAACGCCGGCTCGACGACCACGGCGTCGCCGTCCTCGTCCTGTCCCGCCTGATACCCGCCGGACGCATCCCGGTGATGGTCGCCTGCCTGCTCGCCGAGATGCCCGTCCGCCGCTTCGCCCGCGGCGACGTCCCCGCCTGCCTGGCCTGGGCGGCGGCCTACCAGCTCATCGGCATCCTCGGCGGCACCCTCTTCCCGGAGCCGTGGCAGGGCGTCCTGCTCGCCGTCACGCTCACCCTCCTCATCGCCACCGCCCCCCAGCTCTGGCGCCGCCTGCGCGGCCTCACGACCACCCCCGCCGCCCCCGACGACACCCCGGCCGAACACCCCGGCCACTGA
- a CDS encoding aminotransferase class I/II-fold pyridoxal phosphate-dependent enzyme, producing the protein MQRTSPPAPAGRLARAGLRPDPGLPVPQYWAERLSAGLPGGAVPEPPGGGEAVRAAAAGHWERRGLVTTAADTVAAPGAEPLLLALLAAVDGDVVLARPAAAWQAPLVRTLGRRATTVQTPAVGGGAPDPFALLEAVRRARAEGTDPRVLLMSAADDPSGTVTPPELLHEVCEAAEQCGLLLVSDETYADTVHHPHETVLLTPAETLPGRTIVVVDLCAALAPPSWPVAIARFPATAEGARLRAAVADRCAGLRAVLPEPVAATAAHALAEGADVRAHLAAATRLHAALGAASYVAVARAGALCRPPEAGFHLYADLGPLRHALAAAGVTDAPTLETALSARLGRPVPGGHRFGDDPSALHVRIDTGPLHGTDDPQRHAALTSPAPLELPHVAAALSDLESAIAGLAKGAA; encoded by the coding sequence ATGCAGCGGACCTCACCGCCGGCCCCCGCCGGGCGTCTCGCGCGGGCCGGTCTGCGCCCCGACCCGGGGCTGCCGGTGCCGCAGTACTGGGCGGAGCGGCTGTCCGCAGGTCTGCCGGGCGGTGCCGTGCCGGAGCCGCCCGGGGGCGGCGAGGCGGTGCGCGCGGCCGCGGCGGGCCACTGGGAGCGGCGCGGGCTCGTCACGACCGCGGCCGACACCGTCGCCGCGCCGGGCGCGGAGCCCCTGCTGCTGGCGCTGCTCGCCGCGGTGGACGGCGACGTCGTGCTCGCCAGGCCCGCCGCCGCCTGGCAGGCCCCGCTGGTGCGGACCCTGGGCCGGCGCGCCACGACCGTGCAGACCCCCGCGGTGGGCGGCGGCGCACCCGACCCCTTCGCCCTGCTGGAGGCGGTACGCCGGGCCCGCGCGGAGGGCACCGACCCGCGCGTGCTGCTCATGTCGGCCGCCGACGACCCCAGCGGGACGGTGACGCCCCCGGAACTGCTGCACGAGGTGTGCGAGGCCGCCGAGCAGTGCGGGCTGCTGCTGGTCTCCGACGAGACGTACGCCGACACGGTGCACCATCCGCACGAGACCGTGCTGCTCACCCCCGCCGAGACGCTGCCCGGCCGGACGATCGTCGTCGTGGACCTGTGCGCCGCCCTGGCCCCGCCGTCCTGGCCCGTGGCGATCGCCCGCTTCCCGGCCACCGCCGAGGGCGCACGCCTGCGCGCCGCCGTGGCGGACCGCTGCGCCGGGCTGCGCGCGGTGCTCCCGGAGCCGGTGGCCGCCACGGCCGCCCACGCGCTCGCCGAGGGCGCCGACGTCCGGGCCCATCTCGCCGCCGCCACCCGCCTGCACGCCGCCCTCGGCGCCGCCTCGTACGTGGCGGTCGCCCGAGCGGGCGCCCTGTGCCGCCCACCCGAAGCGGGCTTCCACCTCTACGCCGACCTCGGCCCCCTGCGGCACGCCCTGGCAGCCGCCGGCGTCACGGACGCGCCCACCCTGGAGACCGCCCTGTCCGCCCGCCTCGGCCGCCCCGTCCCCGGCGGCCACCGCTTCGGCGACGACCCGTCCGCCCTCCACGTCCGCATCGACACCGGCCCCCTCCACGGCACCGACGACCCCCAGCGCCACGCCGCCCTCACCTCGCCGGCCCCTCTCGAACTCCCCCACGTCGCCGCCGCGTTGTCCGACCTCGAGTCCGCGATCGCCGGCCTGGCCAAGGGCGCCGCCTGA
- a CDS encoding hydrophobic protein — translation MVPLLVVLLLALVLFGAAFAVDVLWWAALVVLVLWLLGFVARSGSAGSRWYRW, via the coding sequence ATGGTCCCGCTGCTCGTCGTCCTGCTGCTGGCCCTCGTCCTGTTCGGCGCGGCTTTCGCGGTCGACGTCCTGTGGTGGGCCGCCCTGGTCGTCCTGGTGCTGTGGCTGCTCGGATTCGTGGCACGGAGCGGTTCCGCCGGCTCGCGCTGGTACCGGTGGTAG
- a CDS encoding DUF6158 family protein, whose protein sequence is MSRYPGGVDPADLDERQLVQELESVHRTRHETLLYGSGAALDAHNSRMAALEGEYLRRHPQRMVSSGRTRAGARARTLRMPVQAQQ, encoded by the coding sequence ATGAGCCGCTACCCCGGCGGGGTCGACCCCGCAGACCTGGACGAACGACAACTGGTGCAGGAACTGGAGTCGGTCCACCGGACCCGCCACGAGACGCTGCTCTACGGCTCCGGGGCGGCCCTCGACGCCCACAACTCGCGGATGGCGGCCCTGGAGGGCGAGTACCTGCGCCGCCATCCCCAGCGGATGGTCTCCTCCGGCCGTACGCGGGCCGGGGCGAGGGCCCGCACCCTGCGCATGCCGGTCCAGGCGCAGCAATAG
- a CDS encoding DUF2795 domain-containing protein — MQRGSDRLSVHRDDEMKHELRELLRSGHSTRVEEWHDPEPGADDDPEVGTGPAWAGAPEGTAVRFELGRHLTREPFPARRGDLLRALRDRHAPDPLTDLVDGLPGDNRRYANVQEVVRTLGMRPEA; from the coding sequence GTGCAACGAGGAAGCGACCGTCTGAGCGTCCACCGTGACGACGAGATGAAGCACGAGCTGCGCGAGCTGCTGCGCTCCGGGCACTCCACCCGGGTCGAGGAGTGGCACGACCCCGAACCCGGCGCCGACGACGACCCCGAGGTCGGCACCGGGCCGGCCTGGGCGGGGGCCCCCGAGGGCACGGCGGTGCGGTTCGAGCTCGGCAGGCATCTGACCCGGGAGCCGTTCCCCGCCCGGCGCGGCGACCTGCTGCGGGCCCTGCGCGACCGGCACGCGCCGGACCCCCTGACCGACCTGGTGGACGGACTCCCCGGCGACAACCGGCGGTACGCCAACGTCCAGGAAGTCGTCCGGACGCTGGGCATGCGCCCGGAGGCCTGA
- a CDS encoding phosphatase PAP2 family protein — protein MRRILSAWDKDLFLNVATRSWPAAEPVLPRLSRAANHGLLWFGVAAGIAAVGGRTGRRAALRGAASLAVASAVVNTVGKGAVRRNRPVLDAVPVIRRLSRQPGTTSFPSGHAASAAAFAAGVALEAPRWGAAVLPVAWSVAFSRIYTGVHYPSDVAAGMALGAGAALAVRGLVPTGRQLAVPPTPRADAPALPDGRGLYAVVNEVSGPPPLLGPPAERLRGALPEAVVEECSEDDDLAEMLEKAAQQAAEAGGALGIHGGDGSVSLAASVALRHGVPLLVSPGGTYNHFAFDLSIENIDDAARAAREGTAIAVDVARVSPTGDAAGEADGSARSTVFLNTFSIGVYPDLVRYRERWSRRVGSWPAGVLAALHVLRTSAPIDLEINGRRHSVWMLFAGNGAYRSIGPAPLRRRALSDGQLDVRIVPGSPYARTRLLAAALTGSTTALLRRLRIGDVDPGTRLAFDGEVAPAPRDLVIDKANEALTVYRPL, from the coding sequence GTGCGCCGGATCCTGAGCGCATGGGACAAGGACCTGTTCCTGAACGTGGCGACCCGTTCGTGGCCGGCCGCCGAGCCGGTGCTGCCGCGGCTCAGCAGGGCCGCCAACCACGGGCTGCTGTGGTTCGGGGTCGCGGCCGGCATCGCGGCCGTCGGCGGCCGCACCGGCCGGCGCGCCGCCCTGCGCGGCGCCGCGTCGCTGGCTGTGGCGTCGGCGGTGGTCAACACCGTCGGCAAGGGCGCGGTGCGCCGCAACCGCCCGGTCCTCGACGCCGTGCCGGTGATACGCCGGCTGTCGCGGCAGCCCGGCACCACGTCCTTCCCGTCCGGCCACGCCGCGTCGGCCGCCGCGTTCGCCGCGGGCGTCGCCCTGGAAGCGCCCCGCTGGGGCGCCGCGGTGCTGCCGGTCGCCTGGTCGGTGGCGTTCTCCCGGATCTACACCGGCGTGCACTACCCCAGCGACGTCGCCGCCGGGATGGCCCTCGGCGCGGGCGCGGCCCTGGCCGTACGCGGCCTGGTCCCCACCGGGCGGCAGCTGGCGGTGCCCCCCACTCCCCGGGCCGACGCCCCGGCCCTGCCCGACGGCCGCGGGCTGTACGCGGTGGTCAACGAGGTCTCGGGCCCTCCGCCGCTGCTCGGCCCGCCGGCCGAGCGGCTGCGCGGCGCGCTGCCCGAGGCCGTGGTCGAGGAGTGCTCCGAGGACGACGACCTCGCCGAGATGCTGGAGAAGGCCGCCCAGCAGGCCGCGGAGGCCGGCGGCGCGCTCGGCATCCACGGCGGGGACGGCAGCGTCAGCCTCGCCGCGTCGGTCGCGCTGCGGCACGGTGTGCCGTTGCTCGTCTCCCCCGGCGGCACGTACAACCACTTCGCGTTCGACCTGTCGATCGAGAACATCGACGACGCCGCACGGGCGGCCCGGGAGGGCACCGCGATCGCCGTCGACGTCGCGCGGGTCTCCCCGACCGGCGACGCCGCGGGCGAGGCGGACGGGTCCGCGCGGTCCACGGTCTTCCTCAACACCTTCAGCATCGGCGTCTACCCCGACCTGGTCCGCTACCGCGAACGCTGGTCGCGGCGCGTGGGCAGCTGGCCCGCGGGGGTGCTGGCCGCGCTGCACGTGCTGCGCACGTCCGCCCCGATCGACCTGGAGATCAACGGGCGGCGCCACTCGGTGTGGATGCTCTTCGCCGGCAACGGCGCCTACCGCAGCATCGGCCCGGCGCCGCTGCGCCGCCGAGCCCTCTCCGACGGGCAGCTCGACGTCCGCATCGTCCCCGGCAGCCCCTACGCCCGCACCCGCCTGCTCGCGGCCGCCCTCACCGGCTCCACCACGGCCCTGCTGCGGCGGCTGCGGATCGGCGACGTCGATCCCGGCACCCGCCTGGCCTTCGACGGCGAGGTCGCGCCCGCGCCGCGCGACCTGGTCATCGACAAGGCCAACGAGGCCCTGACCGTCTACCGGCCGCTCTGA